A stretch of the Fundidesulfovibrio soli genome encodes the following:
- the cysK gene encoding cysteine synthase A encodes MKIAESMVELVGKTPLVRLNRIGQGLGVTLVAKLESANPCFSVKDRIGRNMILDAEKRGVLDKDTVIVEPTSGNTGIALAFMCAVRGYKLILTMPESMSQERRTLLKGFGAQLVLTEAAKGMRGAIEKAHELVAELPKAFMPMQFANPANPEAHALTTAEELWSDTDGALDAFVAGVGTGGTITGVGRVLKPRKPGLQVVAVEPDASPVLSGGQPGPHAIQGIGAGFVPDVLDTALLDEVVRVANEDALAMARRLIREEGILCGISSGANCHAALELAKRPENKGKMIVFIVCDTGERYLSTALFTAMEGAK; translated from the coding sequence ATGAAAATAGCAGAGAGCATGGTGGAGCTGGTCGGCAAGACGCCCCTGGTCCGCCTGAACAGGATAGGCCAGGGTCTTGGCGTCACGCTGGTCGCCAAGCTGGAGTCCGCCAACCCGTGCTTTTCCGTGAAGGACCGCATCGGCCGCAACATGATCCTCGACGCCGAGAAACGCGGCGTCCTGGACAAGGACACGGTGATCGTGGAGCCCACCAGCGGCAACACCGGCATCGCCCTGGCCTTCATGTGCGCGGTGCGCGGCTATAAACTCATCCTGACCATGCCCGAATCCATGAGCCAGGAGCGCCGCACCCTGCTCAAGGGCTTCGGGGCGCAGCTGGTGCTCACCGAGGCGGCCAAGGGCATGCGCGGGGCCATCGAGAAGGCCCACGAACTCGTGGCCGAGCTGCCCAAGGCCTTCATGCCCATGCAGTTCGCCAACCCGGCCAACCCCGAGGCCCACGCCCTGACCACCGCCGAGGAGCTCTGGAGCGACACCGACGGCGCGCTGGACGCATTCGTGGCAGGCGTTGGCACGGGCGGCACCATCACCGGCGTGGGGCGCGTGCTCAAGCCGCGCAAGCCCGGCCTCCAGGTGGTGGCCGTGGAGCCTGACGCCTCCCCGGTGCTCTCCGGGGGGCAGCCCGGACCCCACGCCATCCAGGGCATCGGAGCGGGTTTCGTGCCTGACGTGCTGGACACCGCCCTGCTCGACGAGGTGGTCCGCGTCGCCAACGAGGACGCCCTGGCCATGGCCAGGCGCCTGATACGGGAGGAGGGCATCCTCTGCGGCATTTCCTCCGGGGCCAACTGCCACGCCGCGCTGGAGCTGGCCAAACGGCCGGAGAACAAGGGAAAGATGATCGTGTTCATCGTTTGCGACACGGGCGAGCGTTACCTGAGCACGGCCCTGTTCACGGCCATGGAGGGCGCGAAATGA
- the epsC gene encoding serine O-acetyltransferase EpsC has protein sequence MMREHHVLVNMTPDKSVIEDVVGRLTAPSSYQAFASRKLTDAPMPSIEVLSEVMKRLKAVLFPGYYGDSEVTPDTLAYHTGAHLDIVFRRLADQIKRGFCFTCMGENKACTGCEEQAMEKATAFLQSLPAIRDALILDVQAAYEGDPAAKSPGETIFSYPSVAALIHQRVAHSLHVLGVDIIPRIITEMAHAVTGIDIHPGATIGKGLFIDHGTGVVIGETSIIGNNVRLYQGVTLGAKSFPKDEHGNPVKGLPRHPIVEDDVVIYSGATVLGRITVGKGAVIGANVWVTSDVEPGAKVLQARNPKE, from the coding sequence ATGATGCGCGAGCACCACGTGCTGGTCAACATGACCCCCGACAAGTCCGTCATCGAGGACGTGGTGGGCCGGCTCACCGCGCCCAGCTCCTACCAGGCCTTCGCCAGCCGCAAGCTCACCGACGCGCCCATGCCCTCCATAGAGGTGCTGAGCGAGGTGATGAAACGCCTGAAGGCGGTGCTGTTCCCGGGATACTACGGCGACTCCGAGGTGACGCCCGACACCCTGGCCTATCACACCGGCGCGCACCTGGACATCGTGTTCCGCCGCCTGGCCGACCAGATCAAGCGCGGCTTCTGCTTCACCTGCATGGGCGAGAACAAGGCCTGCACCGGCTGCGAGGAGCAGGCCATGGAGAAGGCCACGGCATTCCTCCAGAGCCTGCCCGCCATACGGGACGCGCTCATCCTGGACGTGCAGGCCGCCTACGAGGGCGACCCCGCCGCCAAGAGCCCCGGCGAGACCATCTTCAGCTACCCCAGCGTGGCGGCGCTCATCCACCAGCGCGTGGCCCACAGCCTGCACGTGCTCGGGGTGGACATCATCCCCCGCATCATCACCGAGATGGCCCACGCCGTCACCGGCATCGACATCCACCCCGGGGCCACCATCGGCAAGGGCCTGTTCATCGACCACGGCACCGGCGTGGTCATCGGGGAGACCTCCATCATCGGCAACAACGTGCGCCTCTACCAGGGCGTGACGCTCGGGGCCAAGAGCTTCCCCAAGGACGAGCACGGCAACCCCGTGAAGGGCCTGCCCCGCCACCCCATCGTGGAGGACGACGTGGTCATCTATTCCGGGGCCACGGTGCTCGGGCGCATCACCGTGGGCAAGGGCGCGGTGATCGGCGCCAACGTGTGGGTCACTTCCGATGTGGAGCCGGGCGCCAAGGTCCTCCAGGCCAGAAACCCCAAGGAGTAG